A window of the Balaenoptera acutorostrata chromosome 13, mBalAcu1.1, whole genome shotgun sequence genome harbors these coding sequences:
- the YWHAH gene encoding 14-3-3 protein eta isoform X1, with amino-acid sequence MGDREQLLQRARLAEQAERYDDMASAMKAVTELNEPLSNEDRNLLSVAYKNVVGARRSSWRVISSIEQKTMADGNEKKLEKVKAYREKIEKELETVCNDVLALLDKFLIKNCNDFQYESKVFYLKMKGDYYRYLAEVASGEKKNSVVEASEAAYKEAFEISKEHMQPTHPIRLGLALNFSVFYYEIQNAPEQACLLAKQAFDDAIAELDTLNEDSYKDSTLIMQLLRDNLTLWTSDQQDEEAGEGN; translated from the exons ATGGGGGACCGCGAGCAGCTCCTTCAGCGGGCGCGGCTGGCCGAGCAGGCGGAGCGCTACGACGACATGGCCTCCGCCATGAAGGCG GTGACCGAGCTCAACGAACCTCTCTCCAATGAAGACCGAAACCTCCTCTCCGTGGCCTACAAGAATGTGGTCGGTGCCCGACGGTCTTCCTGGAGGGTCATCAGCAGCATTGAGCAGAAAACTATGGCTGATGGGAATGAGAAGAAGCTGGAGAAGGTTAAGGCTTACCGGGAGAAGATCGAGAAGGAGCTGGAAACAGTGTGCAATGATGTGCTGGCCCTGCTGGACAAGTTCCTCATCAAGAACTGCAATGACTTCCAGTATGAGAGCAAGGTCTTCTACCTGAAGATGAAGGGCGACTACTACCGCTACCTGGCAGAGGTGGCTTCCGGCGAGAAGAAAAACAGTGTGGTCGAAGCTTCGGAGGCAGCCTACAAGGAAGCCTTCGAAATCAGCAAGGAACACATGCAGCCAACACACCCCATCCGGCTGGGCCTGGCCCTCAACTTCTCCGTGTTCTACTACGAGATCCAGAATGCGCCCGAGCAGGCCTGCCTCTTAGCCAAACAAGCCTTCGATGACGCCATAGCCGAGCTGGACACACTAAACGAGGATTCCTATAAGGACTCCACGCTCATCATGCAGCTGCTGCGAGACAACCTCACCCTCTGGACGAGCGACCAGCAGGACGAGGAAGCCGGAGAAGGCAACTGA
- the YWHAH gene encoding 14-3-3 protein eta isoform X2, translated as MVTELNEPLSNEDRNLLSVAYKNVVGARRSSWRVISSIEQKTMADGNEKKLEKVKAYREKIEKELETVCNDVLALLDKFLIKNCNDFQYESKVFYLKMKGDYYRYLAEVASGEKKNSVVEASEAAYKEAFEISKEHMQPTHPIRLGLALNFSVFYYEIQNAPEQACLLAKQAFDDAIAELDTLNEDSYKDSTLIMQLLRDNLTLWTSDQQDEEAGEGN; from the exons ATG GTGACCGAGCTCAACGAACCTCTCTCCAATGAAGACCGAAACCTCCTCTCCGTGGCCTACAAGAATGTGGTCGGTGCCCGACGGTCTTCCTGGAGGGTCATCAGCAGCATTGAGCAGAAAACTATGGCTGATGGGAATGAGAAGAAGCTGGAGAAGGTTAAGGCTTACCGGGAGAAGATCGAGAAGGAGCTGGAAACAGTGTGCAATGATGTGCTGGCCCTGCTGGACAAGTTCCTCATCAAGAACTGCAATGACTTCCAGTATGAGAGCAAGGTCTTCTACCTGAAGATGAAGGGCGACTACTACCGCTACCTGGCAGAGGTGGCTTCCGGCGAGAAGAAAAACAGTGTGGTCGAAGCTTCGGAGGCAGCCTACAAGGAAGCCTTCGAAATCAGCAAGGAACACATGCAGCCAACACACCCCATCCGGCTGGGCCTGGCCCTCAACTTCTCCGTGTTCTACTACGAGATCCAGAATGCGCCCGAGCAGGCCTGCCTCTTAGCCAAACAAGCCTTCGATGACGCCATAGCCGAGCTGGACACACTAAACGAGGATTCCTATAAGGACTCCACGCTCATCATGCAGCTGCTGCGAGACAACCTCACCCTCTGGACGAGCGACCAGCAGGACGAGGAAGCCGGAGAAGGCAACTGA